A single genomic interval of Picosynechococcus sp. PCC 7003 harbors:
- a CDS encoding metal-binding protein, translated as MPSGRTHDQITFWGLPVVVGLGFLLLRRWELALILSLAYLFSGLMFGPDLDIHSVQFKRWGIFRWIWLPYQKNLRHRSALSHGFLIGTIVRLLYLGAILLFVAIIGVAIAQLMLDFSWNWRTAFLNIQRQWQQHYWAESLALFIGLEIGAMSHSVSDWLGSAVKRSQKQGLFSSFPRKKRKKRRKSPRSSRR; from the coding sequence ATGCCTTCCGGACGCACCCACGATCAGATCACGTTCTGGGGGCTGCCCGTGGTGGTGGGCCTCGGTTTTCTTTTGCTACGGCGGTGGGAATTGGCCCTTATTTTGAGTTTGGCCTATCTGTTTAGCGGCTTGATGTTTGGCCCGGACTTGGATATTCATTCGGTGCAGTTTAAACGTTGGGGAATTTTTCGCTGGATTTGGCTCCCCTACCAAAAAAATCTCCGCCATCGTTCGGCCCTCTCCCACGGATTTTTGATCGGGACAATTGTTCGCCTGCTCTATCTGGGGGCAATTCTGCTGTTTGTCGCAATTATCGGCGTGGCGATCGCCCAACTGATGCTTGATTTTTCTTGGAATTGGCGCACGGCCTTTCTCAATATCCAGCGACAGTGGCAACAACACTACTGGGCAGAAAGTTTAGCGCTCTTTATAGGGCTGGAAATTGGAGCAATGAGCCATTCTGTAAGTGATTGGCTGGGCTCGGCGGTTAAACGATCTCAGAAACAAGGCTTATTTTCTTCCTTTCCTCGGAAAAAACGCAAAAAACGTCGTAAATCCCCCCGTTCCTCCCGAAGATGA
- a CDS encoding GNAT family N-acetyltransferase, which translates to MVAPSQITVTWHSEIAAIPKAAWDAIAAPLKTPFLEWDWLHNIECSGSVGPRTGWQPCHLSVQREGEFIAMAPLYIKGHSYGEFVFDHQWADLSYRLGHEYYPKLVGMTPFTPAVGYRFLIAPGEDELALSQVMVAAIDQFCDRQQLSGCNFLFVDPTWQKTMEQLGFRAWLHHGYIWSNQNFDNFDDYLGAFTSNQRKNIKRERKAVDKAGLSLKMMTGDEIPAHYFPLIYRFYSSTCDKFFWGSKYLRKPFFETLESTYRHRVVLAAAYTPEDDKHPVGLSFCIRKDDYLYGRYWGAFDEYDCLHFEACYYKPIQWAIEQGITMYDPGAGGKHKRRRGFPATPNYSLHRFYQPRMGQVLDAYIDEINAMEQQEIEAINADIPFKRQEVQLKIS; encoded by the coding sequence ATGGTTGCCCCGTCGCAAATTACCGTTACTTGGCACAGTGAAATCGCTGCAATCCCCAAAGCTGCCTGGGATGCGATCGCCGCGCCATTGAAAACCCCTTTTCTAGAATGGGATTGGCTCCATAATATTGAATGCTCCGGTAGTGTCGGCCCCCGAACCGGCTGGCAACCCTGCCATCTATCGGTGCAGCGGGAGGGAGAATTTATTGCCATGGCCCCCCTCTACATCAAAGGCCATAGCTACGGCGAATTTGTTTTTGACCACCAATGGGCCGATTTGTCCTACCGCTTGGGCCACGAATACTACCCAAAACTCGTGGGGATGACACCCTTTACGCCGGCTGTGGGATACCGCTTTTTGATTGCCCCCGGTGAAGATGAACTGGCCCTTTCCCAGGTCATGGTTGCCGCCATTGATCAATTTTGCGATCGCCAGCAACTCTCTGGTTGTAATTTTCTGTTTGTCGATCCCACCTGGCAAAAAACCATGGAACAACTCGGTTTCCGGGCTTGGCTCCACCATGGCTATATCTGGAGCAACCAGAATTTTGACAACTTCGACGACTATCTCGGTGCTTTTACCTCTAACCAACGCAAAAACATTAAACGCGAACGCAAAGCCGTTGATAAAGCAGGTTTATCCCTCAAAATGATGACGGGCGACGAAATTCCCGCCCATTACTTTCCCTTGATTTATCGTTTTTATAGCAGCACCTGTGACAAGTTTTTTTGGGGCAGTAAATATCTCCGTAAACCCTTTTTTGAAACCTTAGAATCAACCTACCGCCACCGAGTTGTCCTGGCCGCTGCCTACACGCCAGAAGACGATAAACATCCCGTCGGTTTATCTTTTTGTATCCGCAAAGATGATTATCTTTATGGCCGCTATTGGGGCGCCTTTGATGAGTATGACTGCCTCCATTTCGAAGCCTGTTATTACAAACCGATCCAATGGGCCATTGAGCAAGGCATCACGATGTACGATCCGGGCGCTGGGGGTAAACATAAACGACGGCGTGGTTTTCCGGCAACCCCAAACTACAGCCTCCACCGTTTTTATCAACCCCGCATGGGCCAAGTTTTAGACGCTTATATTGATGAAATTAATGCGATGGAGCAACAGGAAATCGAAGCAATTAATGCTGATATTCCTTTTAAACGGCAGGAAGTTCAATTGAAAATTTCCTAG
- a CDS encoding phosphoribosyltransferase — MADLKISWAEYHALIEQLATTIQKSQWEFNQILCLAKGGLRIGDILARIFDQPLAILNVASYGGIGNRERGKLLFAEHFTNFGPLGDRLLLVDDLVDSGLSLQQIQTWLKTQAPQITEIRTAVLWYKGHSQVQPDYYVQHLPDNPWIQQPFEHYEKG; from the coding sequence ATGGCAGACCTCAAGATCAGTTGGGCCGAATACCACGCTTTAATTGAACAATTGGCCACTACAATTCAAAAATCCCAGTGGGAATTCAACCAAATTCTCTGTTTGGCGAAAGGTGGCTTAAGGATTGGTGACATTTTGGCGCGCATTTTCGATCAACCCTTGGCAATTCTCAATGTGGCTAGCTACGGTGGCATCGGCAACCGAGAACGGGGAAAACTCTTGTTTGCGGAACATTTTACGAACTTTGGGCCTCTGGGCGATCGCCTTTTGCTGGTAGATGATTTAGTCGATTCGGGCCTGAGTCTCCAGCAAATCCAGACCTGGCTCAAAACCCAAGCCCCTCAAATTACAGAAATTCGCACCGCTGTCCTCTGGTACAAAGGCCATTCCCAAGTGCAGCCGGATTATTATGTCCAGCATTTGCCCGATAATCCTTGGATTCAGCAGCCCTTTGAACATTACGAAAAAGGGTGA
- a CDS encoding IMS domain-containing protein — MRIPLDYYRILCVPAKATTAQITQAYRDRLSQFPRREHNALAIEARNRIIEQAFEVLSQTETRAVYDHELSGNMFRPLVPSRPKLPFPGRSASDTELEELTAHQPTIDIAEKDLLGGLLLLLDLGEYELVLKWAIPYLKGKGKLVKEGKFGAVEIVEQELRLCLALAHWELSREQWLQQHYEQAAISGQKSQELLVDAAQFEDLQQEIQADLHRLRPYQVLELLARPESETQERQRGLQLLQEMLSARAGIDGQGDDQSGLSIDDFLRFIQQLRSYLTVQEQLDLFVAESKRPSAAAAYLAVYALLAAGFSRRQPDLVVQAQTLLKRLGKRQDVYLEQSICALLLGQPTEANQLLEQSQEQEAIAYIREQSEGAPDLLPGLCLYGEQWLKTEVFSHFRDLRQRREDGSVSLTAYFADPEVQQYLDDLLTEAVPTPMPSPETESTAAPAEKPPEELKSENNVVAPHPSRPAKVNSFEDLVTQTPSTVAPAPPSPDLAPVTAALDPGPEASPAHPKKSMGPLGAIAAIVGSILVVVGLVRILSGLTTQEPLQVTLNGEPPLTIPSLDTAEPSNNPDNGTTTETTPVINEAIAAEVIQTWFESKAKAFGQNHDLAALENILVEPSLSRWRSSAQAVRSAGTYRTYDHNLTVETVNFNPDQPNVATVEAQVQEKADYYRANGERDASQSYDSSLRVRYGLVRQGDRWLIQSSQTL, encoded by the coding sequence GTGCGCATCCCGCTCGACTATTACCGCATCCTATGCGTCCCCGCCAAGGCAACCACTGCCCAAATTACCCAAGCCTATCGCGATCGCCTATCCCAGTTCCCCCGTCGCGAACATAATGCCTTGGCCATTGAAGCCCGCAACCGGATTATCGAGCAAGCCTTTGAGGTGTTATCCCAAACAGAAACCCGCGCCGTCTACGACCATGAGCTGTCGGGGAATATGTTTCGCCCCCTTGTTCCCAGTCGGCCGAAACTGCCTTTCCCCGGTCGTAGCGCCAGTGACACGGAGTTAGAGGAACTCACAGCTCATCAACCGACCATTGACATTGCGGAAAAAGATTTACTGGGGGGACTGCTGTTGCTCCTCGACCTGGGGGAGTATGAATTGGTGCTGAAGTGGGCTATCCCCTACCTCAAGGGCAAAGGCAAGCTGGTCAAAGAAGGAAAATTTGGGGCCGTAGAAATCGTTGAGCAAGAACTACGGCTTTGTCTGGCCCTAGCCCATTGGGAATTAAGCCGGGAACAGTGGCTCCAACAACATTACGAACAGGCCGCCATATCAGGTCAGAAGAGTCAAGAATTATTGGTAGATGCGGCGCAATTTGAAGACCTCCAGCAGGAAATCCAAGCAGATCTCCATCGACTCAGACCTTATCAAGTCTTAGAACTTCTAGCCCGACCAGAATCGGAAACCCAAGAGCGACAACGGGGTTTACAACTGCTCCAGGAAATGTTGAGCGCCCGCGCAGGGATTGATGGCCAAGGAGATGATCAGTCGGGTCTCAGCATTGATGATTTTTTACGGTTCATCCAGCAGTTGCGCAGTTATCTGACGGTTCAAGAACAGTTGGATTTGTTTGTTGCAGAATCAAAGCGACCTTCAGCGGCAGCAGCCTATCTCGCGGTATATGCCCTTTTAGCGGCAGGGTTTTCGCGACGGCAACCGGATTTAGTCGTCCAAGCCCAAACTTTATTAAAACGGCTTGGCAAACGTCAGGATGTCTATTTAGAGCAATCGATCTGTGCGTTACTTTTGGGGCAGCCAACGGAAGCCAATCAACTGCTAGAACAAAGCCAGGAACAGGAGGCGATCGCCTACATTCGCGAGCAATCTGAGGGGGCACCGGATCTACTGCCAGGCCTGTGTCTCTATGGGGAACAGTGGCTGAAGACGGAGGTCTTTTCCCATTTTCGCGATCTCCGGCAACGGCGCGAGGATGGCTCTGTTTCTTTGACGGCTTATTTCGCTGACCCTGAGGTACAGCAGTATCTCGACGATCTCCTCACGGAGGCTGTCCCCACGCCCATGCCTTCCCCAGAAACAGAAAGTACAGCAGCCCCAGCAGAAAAACCACCAGAAGAACTCAAATCAGAGAACAACGTTGTTGCGCCCCACCCAAGTCGCCCAGCCAAAGTCAATTCCTTTGAGGATCTTGTCACGCAAACTCCCTCCACCGTCGCCCCAGCGCCGCCCTCTCCCGATTTAGCACCTGTTACTGCAGCGTTAGACCCAGGCCCAGAAGCGTCCCCAGCTCATCCGAAAAAGTCCATGGGGCCTTTAGGAGCGATCGCCGCCATCGTCGGGAGTATTTTGGTGGTTGTGGGTCTCGTGCGAATTTTGTCTGGCCTAACCACCCAGGAACCTCTACAGGTCACTCTCAATGGGGAACCGCCTCTGACGATCCCCAGCCTAGACACTGCCGAACCGAGCAATAATCCTGATAACGGGACAACGACGGAAACAACACCTGTGATCAATGAGGCGATCGCCGCCGAAGTAATTCAAACTTGGTTTGAAAGTAAAGCTAAAGCTTTTGGCCAAAACCATGATTTAGCTGCCCTAGAAAATATTCTGGTAGAACCCTCCTTGTCCCGCTGGCGTAGTAGTGCCCAAGCCGTCCGTAGCGCTGGCACCTACCGCACCTATGACCATAATTTGACCGTTGAGACAGTCAACTTTAACCCAGACCAACCCAATGTGGCGACCGTGGAGGCCCAGGTGCAGGAAAAGGCAGACTATTACCGGGCCAATGGGGAACGTGATGCCAGCCAGTCCTATGACTCCAGCTTGCGAGTGCGCTATGGTTTGGTGCGCCAAGGCGATCGCTGGTTGATCCAATCTTCCCAAACCTTGTAA
- the pdhA gene encoding pyruvate dehydrogenase (acetyl-transferring) E1 component subunit alpha: MHKERTAPEFDSSSVEITKEEALMLYEDMTLGRLFEDKCAEMYYRGKMFGFVHLYNGQEAVSTGVIRSMRQGEDFVCSTYRDHVHALSAGVPAREVMAELFGKETGCSKGRGGSMHMFSKEHGLLGGYAFIGEGIPVAAGAALQSKYRQEVMGNKNADNVTACFFGDGTTNNGQFFETLNMAALWKLPILFVVENNKWAIGMAHERATSQPEIYKKASVFGMPGYEVDGMDVLAMRDVAQKAIARARAGEGPTLIEALTYRFRGHSLADPDELRSAEEKEFWAQRDPLKRFEKFVTNRGLATAEELKAIEKKIQEVVNESVTFAESSPEPNPAELRKYIFAES, from the coding sequence ATGCATAAAGAACGGACAGCCCCAGAATTTGATAGTTCTTCGGTAGAGATCACCAAAGAAGAAGCCCTCATGCTCTACGAAGATATGACCTTAGGACGCTTGTTCGAGGATAAGTGTGCTGAGATGTACTACCGAGGCAAGATGTTTGGCTTTGTTCACCTCTACAACGGTCAGGAAGCGGTTTCCACTGGGGTGATTCGCTCCATGCGGCAGGGGGAAGATTTTGTTTGTAGTACCTACCGTGACCACGTCCATGCCCTCAGTGCTGGGGTGCCCGCGCGGGAAGTGATGGCGGAACTGTTTGGTAAAGAAACGGGCTGCAGCAAGGGTCGAGGTGGCTCGATGCACATGTTTTCAAAAGAGCATGGTCTCCTGGGGGGCTACGCGTTTATCGGGGAAGGGATTCCGGTGGCGGCAGGGGCGGCCCTCCAAAGTAAATACCGCCAGGAAGTGATGGGCAATAAAAATGCTGATAATGTGACGGCTTGTTTCTTTGGGGACGGGACAACGAACAATGGCCAGTTTTTTGAAACCCTAAATATGGCGGCCCTCTGGAAATTGCCGATTTTATTTGTGGTGGAAAATAATAAGTGGGCGATCGGTATGGCTCACGAACGGGCAACGTCCCAGCCGGAAATTTATAAGAAAGCGAGTGTGTTTGGGATGCCCGGTTATGAAGTGGACGGGATGGATGTGCTAGCAATGCGGGATGTGGCCCAAAAGGCGATCGCCAGAGCAAGAGCTGGGGAAGGGCCAACTTTGATCGAAGCACTCACCTACCGCTTCCGGGGTCACTCCCTCGCCGATCCCGATGAATTGCGCTCTGCCGAAGAAAAAGAGTTCTGGGCCCAGCGGGATCCGCTGAAACGCTTTGAAAAATTTGTCACTAATCGGGGCTTGGCTACCGCCGAGGAACTGAAGGCGATTGAGAAGAAAATTCAAGAAGTGGTGAATGAGTCTGTGACCTTCGCTGAAAGTAGTCCCGAACCGAATCCGGCAGAGTTGCGCAAATACATTTTTGCCGAAAGCTAA